The following proteins are encoded in a genomic region of Fervidobacterium pennivorans DSM 9078:
- a CDS encoding DEAD/DEAH box helicase family protein: MPRVSNKTKSSKNTSSMEIIPLLREFVDTNAPDFENLPAEWKEIDIHSFSNEKSLWEFQVEAIKYAIRALYYYYGIKNGDKYAFWEELRNFSLQDFNMDLENALMISPSDGDIFSILSKFFYSYDEGISFGNFSNRMSFWMATGSGKTLLIVKLIDILATYMERGLIPKRDILFLTYRDDLIEQFKKHFEEYRFNTSKKPYLFELKQFGDVKEKGDFLLLPVFYYRSNNIKDRQGDKTIDFKDYDNNGNWYIILDEAHKGDKESSKSQQYFSILSRNGFLFNFSATFTDIRDILTTVYEFNLRSYIREGYGKVLRIFQENLNIGAKVKKSEDFTSKEKELIILKILLLLAYLKKKAKEIREHTELSVEYHSPLAVFLGNSVNVDDSDVKLIFEKLKQISSIEGFEKYLDNKEVFEKLKQELLSSPVSRPFDENEEDDDNLRLSKEEFLLITPGDVLREVFNAETPGDIEIITSNSDKEFALKLMTSDKPFALIKVGDAKKLADMLIEEFNLKVQERFEKVDYFSNLDEYEHINILIGSRAFYEGWDSNRPNIIAFVNIGTGDEAKKFVLQSIGRGLRIQPTKSGDRRRLETDKRFRRYWNLIKPLETLYIWGTKKDIIGKILENVKIVSDFSGKEITLRKNEKRIGNNKLLIPVARKIEVEFDKHFLERFNPLSAYERDYLDAKSVVENTSDEMLYFMFFYRSKYASVKIQLLREIFNESNKNKFFVIDHSRKTGIGWYYTIQRLVKAIENNYGYKYTTLFSDDDEEHINHYKRILIRLPEDKVQHVREAVDEIYGGKKGREFLSVGESSGIDLLIEFFEEHYYVPVLEALNREVVRNKIADLIKEPSEIEFLNELRSASNKFEVDWWLFSKLVERKDNIYIPYLDKDDQEARFYPDFIFWFKKGNRYLVVFVDPKGTEHVDAERKIDGFEELFTDNGVPKKFHVENYEVKVRLFLYNKERESSKKYSQYWIRSINALVEQVNSEFTNEW, translated from the coding sequence ATGCCAAGAGTTTCAAACAAAACTAAGTCGTCAAAAAATACAAGCTCTATGGAAATCATTCCACTACTTAGGGAATTTGTGGATACCAATGCCCCGGATTTTGAAAACCTTCCTGCAGAATGGAAGGAGATAGATATCCACAGTTTCTCGAACGAAAAAAGTCTCTGGGAATTCCAAGTTGAAGCAATCAAGTATGCTATACGCGCCTTGTATTATTACTATGGCATTAAAAACGGAGACAAATATGCGTTCTGGGAAGAATTAAGAAATTTCTCATTGCAAGATTTTAATATGGATTTAGAGAATGCTCTAATGATAAGTCCGTCAGATGGGGATATATTCTCAATTCTCAGTAAGTTTTTCTACAGCTATGATGAAGGCATTTCATTTGGTAACTTCTCAAATAGAATGAGCTTTTGGATGGCTACCGGAAGCGGGAAAACGCTTTTAATTGTGAAGTTAATTGATATTCTTGCAACCTACATGGAACGTGGGCTCATACCAAAAAGAGATATACTGTTTTTGACATATAGAGACGACTTGATTGAACAATTTAAAAAACATTTTGAAGAATATCGATTCAACACAAGCAAGAAACCATATCTATTCGAACTGAAACAGTTTGGTGATGTAAAAGAAAAGGGAGATTTCCTATTGTTGCCAGTTTTCTACTACAGGTCGAACAACATTAAAGACAGGCAAGGAGACAAGACCATTGACTTCAAAGACTACGACAACAACGGAAATTGGTACATAATCCTCGATGAGGCACACAAAGGTGATAAGGAATCGAGCAAGAGCCAGCAGTATTTTTCAATACTGTCAAGAAACGGGTTCCTTTTTAATTTCTCGGCAACCTTTACGGACATTCGTGATATTCTAACAACAGTCTACGAATTCAACCTTCGCTCGTATATCAGGGAAGGCTATGGTAAGGTGCTGAGAATCTTTCAGGAAAATTTAAATATAGGTGCCAAAGTAAAGAAGAGTGAGGATTTTACCAGTAAAGAGAAGGAACTCATAATACTAAAGATATTACTTTTGCTGGCTTATTTGAAAAAGAAAGCAAAGGAAATAAGAGAGCACACGGAACTAAGTGTTGAATATCATTCCCCCCTTGCAGTATTTTTGGGAAACTCAGTAAACGTTGATGATTCTGATGTGAAGCTTATATTTGAAAAGCTAAAGCAGATATCTTCTATTGAAGGATTTGAAAAGTACCTTGATAACAAAGAGGTTTTTGAGAAACTAAAACAAGAACTGCTTAGCTCACCGGTAAGTCGTCCGTTTGATGAGAACGAAGAAGATGATGATAATTTAAGGCTATCCAAGGAAGAATTCTTGTTAATAACACCCGGTGATGTATTGAGGGAAGTTTTCAATGCCGAGACTCCTGGGGATATTGAAATCATAACCTCTAATTCAGATAAAGAATTTGCTCTGAAATTAATGACCAGTGATAAACCATTTGCCCTTATAAAGGTCGGAGATGCTAAGAAACTTGCCGATATGCTTATAGAAGAGTTTAACCTCAAGGTGCAAGAACGGTTTGAAAAGGTTGATTATTTCTCTAATTTGGATGAATATGAGCATATAAATATACTCATTGGTTCAAGGGCATTCTACGAAGGTTGGGATTCCAACAGACCGAATATTATAGCTTTCGTAAACATCGGAACAGGTGACGAAGCTAAGAAATTTGTGCTTCAATCAATAGGAAGAGGACTCAGAATCCAGCCAACAAAAAGCGGTGACAGAAGAAGGTTAGAAACTGACAAACGTTTTAGAAGATACTGGAACTTAATAAAGCCTCTGGAGACGTTATACATATGGGGTACAAAGAAAGATATAATTGGAAAGATACTTGAAAACGTTAAAATTGTGTCTGATTTCTCGGGTAAGGAGATTACATTACGCAAGAATGAAAAAAGGATAGGTAACAACAAGCTTCTTATACCTGTTGCAAGAAAAATCGAAGTAGAATTTGACAAACACTTCTTGGAACGTTTTAATCCCCTGTCCGCTTACGAAAGGGATTACCTTGACGCAAAGAGCGTTGTTGAGAACACATCTGATGAGATGCTGTATTTTATGTTCTTTTATAGAAGCAAATATGCCAGTGTCAAGATACAACTACTCAGAGAGATTTTTAACGAGAGTAATAAAAACAAGTTCTTCGTGATAGACCATTCACGAAAAACAGGTATAGGTTGGTATTACACAATTCAAAGATTAGTCAAAGCAATTGAAAATAACTATGGCTATAAATACACCACTTTGTTCTCAGATGATGATGAAGAACATATTAATCATTACAAAAGGATTCTTATCAGACTTCCAGAGGATAAAGTCCAACATGTAAGGGAAGCCGTTGACGAAATCTATGGAGGTAAGAAAGGAAGAGAATTTCTCTCAGTTGGCGAATCCTCAGGGATTGACCTTTTGATAGAGTTCTTTGAAGAACACTATTACGTTCCCGTCTTAGAGGCACTTAACCGAGAAGTAGTTAGAAACAAAATAGCTGATTTGATTAAAGAACCAAGCGAAATCGAGTTCTTAAACGAGTTACGCTCAGCGTCAAACAAGTTCGAGGTTGACTGGTGGCTTTTCAGTAAACTCGTTGAACGAAAAGATAATATTTACATACCGTATCTTGATAAAGATGACCAGGAGGCACGCTTTTATCCTGATTTCATATTCTGGTTCAAGAAAGGCAACAGATATTTGGTCGTTTTTGTTGATCCAAAAGGTACCGAACATGTTGATGCAGAAAGAAAAATAGATGGTTTTGAGGAACTTTTCACAGACAATGGGGTGCCGAAAAAATTCCACGTTGAAAATTACGAAGTAAAAGTGAGATTGTTCTTGTATAACAAAGAACGAGAATCTTCGAAGAAATATTCGCAATATTGGATAAGGAGTATCAACGCACTTGTTGAACAGGTGAACAGTGAGTTCACAAATGAGTGGTAA
- a CDS encoding thioredoxin family protein has product MAKKIEVLGAGCPKCKQTIKIMEMAVQELGIDAVIEKVQEINEIISRGVVATPAVAIDGKIVLSGKIPTLDEAKALLSK; this is encoded by the coding sequence ATGGCAAAGAAAATCGAAGTTCTCGGTGCTGGTTGTCCAAAGTGTAAACAAACTATCAAAATCATGGAAATGGCAGTTCAAGAACTTGGAATCGATGCGGTTATCGAAAAAGTCCAAGAAATCAACGAAATCATTTCCAGAGGAGTAGTCGCAACACCCGCAGTGGCAATTGATGGGAAAATAGTTTTAAGCGGAAAGATACCAACATTGGATGAAGCAAAGGCATTGCTGAGTAAGTAA
- a CDS encoding ArsR/SmtB family transcription factor: MELENVAELLKIIGHPIRLKILQLLKQNAELCVCELLSLLKVSQPNLSQHLSILRLSGLVENNKVGNTIRYRLSDNELLHEILEIIERHTNSEVSINGK; encoded by the coding sequence ATGGAATTGGAAAACGTGGCAGAATTATTAAAAATAATCGGTCATCCAATAAGATTAAAAATACTACAGCTTCTAAAACAAAATGCTGAATTGTGTGTTTGTGAGCTTCTTTCTTTGCTAAAAGTAAGTCAACCGAACCTTTCTCAACACCTATCGATTCTGAGATTGAGTGGATTGGTTGAAAATAACAAAGTGGGTAATACTATCAGATATCGACTCTCAGATAACGAACTATTGCACGAAATCTTAGAAATCATCGAAAGACACACGAATTCGGAGGTGAGTATAAATGGTAAGTGA
- a CDS encoding permease: MVSEIKLFIALLIVFLIFYFVPFDSPIVSESILNGFKMLNEYVREHVLLCLVPAFFIAGTISVMLKKDAILKLLGPDAKRYISYPIAAVSGAILAVCSCTILPLFGGIYKKGAGIGPATTFLFAGPAINIAAIFLTARVLGWDLGIARMIATITAAIIIGLIMEILFKEKGIGGFVQTTSDGTDNVKAVVFFLIQLLFIIVSGLKINPTVKYSSLGVLGISTLAMAVFAFEKDQTKSWIAETWDFAKKILPYLFVGVFLAGVITKLLPQDVVVYLLGKNNLFSNFIASVIGALMYFATLTEVPIVQALTQLGMAKGPTLALLMAGNTLSLPSMIVITRLLGKKKAFTYFGLVVLFSTVFGMIYGLIA; the protein is encoded by the coding sequence ATGGTAAGTGAGATTAAACTGTTTATAGCTCTCCTTATCGTCTTTTTGATTTTCTACTTTGTTCCATTTGATTCACCTATTGTCAGTGAAAGTATTTTGAACGGTTTCAAGATGCTCAATGAATATGTACGTGAACATGTCCTTCTCTGCCTTGTTCCCGCATTCTTTATCGCTGGAACAATCTCTGTCATGCTAAAAAAGGATGCTATTCTAAAACTACTTGGTCCTGACGCTAAACGATACATCTCTTATCCGATTGCTGCAGTCAGCGGTGCTATTCTTGCTGTGTGTTCTTGTACAATTCTTCCACTCTTTGGAGGTATATACAAAAAAGGTGCTGGGATAGGACCAGCTACGACATTCCTATTCGCAGGACCTGCAATAAATATCGCTGCTATATTCTTAACAGCTCGCGTACTTGGTTGGGATTTAGGTATTGCCAGAATGATAGCAACAATTACGGCAGCGATAATAATTGGTCTAATAATGGAAATTCTCTTCAAAGAAAAAGGTATCGGAGGCTTTGTTCAAACAACCTCGGATGGTACTGACAATGTAAAAGCAGTAGTTTTCTTCCTAATTCAACTACTCTTCATCATTGTCTCGGGACTAAAGATTAACCCAACCGTCAAATACTCGAGTTTGGGTGTCCTTGGAATAAGTACATTAGCAATGGCAGTATTTGCGTTTGAAAAAGACCAAACAAAGAGCTGGATAGCTGAAACGTGGGATTTTGCAAAAAAGATACTTCCATATCTATTTGTCGGTGTATTTCTTGCAGGAGTAATTACAAAATTATTGCCTCAAGATGTGGTTGTTTACCTACTTGGAAAAAATAATCTCTTCTCAAACTTTATAGCTTCTGTTATCGGTGCACTAATGTACTTTGCAACCCTTACAGAAGTCCCCATAGTTCAAGCACTCACACAACTTGGAATGGCAAAAGGTCCTACACTTGCATTGCTCATGGCTGGAAACACACTTAGCTTGCCAAGTATGATAGTTATCACAAGACTTCTGGGTAAAAAGAAAGCATTTACATATTTCGGACTGGTTGTACTCTTTTCAACAGTATTTGGAATGATATACGGGCTAATAGCCTAA
- a CDS encoding restriction endonuclease, protein MVSCSKKQEASKVLGKSGDEGVDGVIKEDVLGLDNIYLQAKR, encoded by the coding sequence ATGGTAAGTTGTTCGAAGAAGCAAGAAGCAAGCAAAGTGCTTGGAAAAAGTGGGGATGAAGGTGTTGATGGCGTGATTAAGGAAGACGTTCTCGGGTTGGATAATATATACCTTCAGGCGAAAAGATAA
- a CDS encoding site-specific DNA-methyltransferase — MDMKKFEREFYQALEDLFIGAKIEGKSGYINLMKFKSGYYNNVVKPALIELVDQELEKNGIEDFREELFEKLYTFFKRYFSESGSIYFTYTPWSERIYERVYDPESDVALFWKTHMLYYVKTEKNYQSMEVTIKGVNGEELSFWFDVSNLEHKKANEKKELNFIFRNIDEKGRIILDCYYKEGNKETNVEEIVKQVRSKVKEISSEEIRKKLQSITTDDIERAFQIFNKQSEVDYFINKDAEKFLKEQLDMFIYQYMFDSENIWSAKRVTEIQTYKKIAEKIIEFIAQFENELVRIWNKPKFVFNSNYVITLDRILAKPGGREVIEKLQNHPGMENQIAEWKELGIVEEGFTFEEVFNTKTGSLFNEVNAEINPKYKFLPIDTKYFKGLEIEIIKLFDRLDDELDGWLIKSENYQALNTILQKFKEQVQTIYIDPPFNKGQEADYLYKVGYKDATWITMLENRIRLGRDLLNEKGSIFVRCDYNGNAYVRLLMNEIFGDENFRNEIVINRTKKIFTGVKGYNVATDSLFFYTKTEEFKFYAQYKQREKEQKWLNMHSPGERRPPERIIFGKVFYPPKGRHWTFVQETIDKMIQEGRIRIKEDVEYVDLMGNKVRGMPQYLTGEEELLDSNWTDIPGYSQTQGFPTENSEILLKRVIESTSNEGDLVLDFFLGSGTTTAVAHKLKRKWIGVEMGEHFYTVILPRMKKVLAYDKSGISKEKDVKEKYNEKQAGGFFKYYELEQYEDVLRNAKYEHADLMLQPSQGKDVFSEYVFMRSPKFVEHVLEKTDSEFKVSFEKLYPDKKIDIAETLSNVLGEKILRILDNAVILEKSGKIEFDNIPIEHIKPLIWW, encoded by the coding sequence ATGGACATGAAGAAGTTTGAAAGAGAATTTTACCAAGCTCTTGAAGACCTTTTCATCGGAGCAAAGATTGAAGGAAAATCTGGGTACATCAACCTTATGAAATTCAAAAGTGGGTATTACAACAATGTTGTAAAACCGGCTTTGATAGAACTTGTTGACCAAGAGCTTGAAAAAAATGGAATAGAAGATTTCAGAGAGGAACTTTTTGAAAAGCTCTACACATTTTTCAAAAGATACTTTTCTGAAAGTGGTTCAATATATTTTACCTACACACCTTGGAGTGAACGCATTTACGAGCGTGTTTATGACCCAGAAAGCGATGTTGCGCTTTTCTGGAAAACCCACATGCTTTACTATGTGAAAACTGAGAAAAACTATCAAAGCATGGAAGTAACGATAAAAGGTGTCAATGGCGAGGAATTATCGTTCTGGTTTGATGTCAGCAATTTGGAACACAAGAAAGCTAATGAAAAGAAGGAACTTAACTTTATATTTAGAAACATCGACGAAAAAGGAAGAATAATACTTGATTGTTATTACAAAGAAGGAAATAAAGAAACGAATGTTGAAGAAATTGTTAAGCAAGTTAGAAGCAAAGTGAAAGAGATATCTTCCGAAGAAATAAGGAAGAAACTGCAGAGTATAACGACAGATGATATAGAGAGGGCATTTCAGATTTTCAATAAGCAGTCGGAAGTGGATTATTTTATAAACAAAGATGCAGAGAAATTCTTGAAGGAACAACTCGACATGTTTATTTACCAATACATGTTCGATTCAGAGAACATTTGGTCAGCAAAAAGAGTAACGGAGATACAAACGTACAAGAAAATAGCAGAGAAAATTATAGAATTCATTGCTCAGTTCGAGAATGAACTTGTCAGGATATGGAACAAGCCGAAATTTGTTTTCAACAGCAATTATGTAATAACACTCGATAGGATATTAGCAAAACCAGGTGGAAGAGAAGTAATAGAAAAGTTACAAAACCATCCTGGCATGGAAAATCAGATAGCCGAGTGGAAAGAGTTGGGAATAGTGGAAGAAGGTTTTACTTTTGAGGAAGTCTTTAATACTAAAACAGGTAGTCTATTTAATGAGGTTAATGCAGAAATCAACCCAAAATACAAATTCTTACCGATAGATACTAAGTATTTTAAAGGTTTGGAAATAGAAATAATTAAGTTGTTTGACAGGCTCGATGATGAACTTGATGGATGGCTGATAAAGAGTGAGAATTATCAGGCATTGAATACAATACTACAAAAATTCAAAGAACAAGTGCAAACAATTTATATTGACCCACCGTTTAACAAAGGACAAGAAGCAGATTATCTATACAAAGTAGGTTATAAGGATGCTACATGGATAACAATGCTTGAGAATAGAATAAGATTGGGAAGGGATTTATTGAATGAAAAAGGGAGCATTTTTGTTAGGTGTGATTACAACGGAAATGCTTATGTTAGGCTTTTGATGAATGAGATTTTTGGGGACGAGAATTTTAGAAATGAGATAGTGATAAATAGGACAAAGAAAATTTTTACGGGTGTTAAAGGTTATAATGTAGCCACAGACAGCCTATTCTTCTACACAAAAACAGAGGAATTTAAGTTTTATGCTCAATATAAGCAAAGAGAAAAAGAACAGAAATGGTTAAATATGCATTCTCCTGGAGAAAGAAGACCGCCTGAAAGAATTATATTTGGTAAGGTTTTTTATCCTCCTAAAGGGAGACATTGGACGTTCGTTCAAGAAACCATAGACAAAATGATCCAAGAGGGAAGAATAAGAATAAAAGAAGATGTGGAATATGTGGATTTAATGGGAAATAAAGTAAGGGGAATGCCACAGTACTTAACCGGTGAGGAAGAACTTTTAGATTCTAATTGGACAGACATCCCAGGTTACTCTCAAACCCAAGGTTTCCCCACCGAAAACTCCGAAATTCTTCTTAAGCGTGTCATAGAATCCACTTCCAACGAAGGAGATCTGGTTTTAGACTTCTTCCTTGGTTCAGGAACAACAACAGCAGTAGCCCACAAGCTTAAAAGAAAATGGATAGGCGTTGAGATGGGCGAACATTTTTATACAGTGATTTTACCAAGAATGAAGAAAGTTTTGGCTTATGATAAATCAGGAATTAGCAAAGAAAAAGATGTAAAAGAAAAATACAATGAAAAACAAGCAGGTGGCTTTTTCAAATACTACGAACTTGAACAATATGAAGATGTTCTTAGAAATGCAAAATATGAACATGCAGACCTCATGCTCCAGCCTTCACAAGGCAAAGATGTCTTCAGTGAATATGTCTTTATGCGCTCTCCAAAGTTTGTAGAACATGTTTTGGAAAAAACAGATTCAGAATTTAAAGTGTCGTTTGAGAAGTTGTATCCAGATAAGAAGATAGATATAGCCGAGACTTTGTCGAATGTTTTGGGCGAAAAAATCTTAAGGATTTTAGACAACGCTGTTATTTTAGAAAAGAGTGGAAAAATAGAATTCGACAATATTCCTATCGAACACATTAAGCCTTTGATTTGGTGGTGA